A genome region from Bombilactobacillus bombi includes the following:
- a CDS encoding universal stress protein — protein MEPVQELKDYHVNEIHLHRVLVAIDVDDFTSSDQAFDFACTVVKKSNATLGIVTVVESKDINVFESLSPASMDDKRLEASHDLLTYVKKAKEFGVENVKPILTEGTPNKAILEEVIPDFKPDLVVVGSETKKVLGKTIGSQAEGIIEKSPVSVIVAR, from the coding sequence ATGGAACCTGTTCAAGAACTAAAGGATTACCATGTTAATGAAATACATTTGCACAGAGTATTAGTAGCAATTGATGTTGATGACTTTACGTCTTCGGATCAAGCATTTGACTTTGCCTGCACCGTTGTCAAAAAGTCTAACGCAACATTAGGCATTGTTACAGTTGTAGAAAGTAAAGACATTAATGTGTTTGAGAGCTTGTCGCCAGCATCAATGGATGATAAGCGCTTAGAAGCATCACATGATTTATTAACTTATGTCAAAAAAGCCAAGGAATTTGGCGTGGAAAATGTCAAACCAATCTTGACTGAAGGTACACCTAACAAGGCAATTTTAGAAGAAGTTATCCCAGATTTTAAACCTGATTTGGTAGTTGTGGGTTCTGAAACTAAAAAAGTTTTAGGAAAAACTATCGGTTCTCAAGCTGAAGGTATCATTGAAAAATCACCTGTTAGTGTAATTGTTGCTAGATAA
- a CDS encoding carboxylate--amine ligase encodes MDNQKVPQFTPILLGSDINAYGFARSFYELTHQPVQAYAEMPLAPTKYSRIINVSLHDGFAEDPTFIETMRSIAQKYTNHPEPVILLAMGDGYAELIAKHKEELSQTFICPYVDYELLRRLNNKESFYQICNEYHLPHPQTKIITRKMYQEQTNLTVPFDYPVALKPANSVEWLDIHFEGRKKAFTIHSQAEFLDIVGKIYDHGYKSDLILQEFIPGDDSHMRVLNAYVDQNHHVKMLCLGHPLLEDPTPASIGNYVAILPEYDQKLYDLIQKFLEDIEFTGFANFDMKYDDRDHEFKLFEINLRQGRSSFFVTLNGYNLAKYVIDDYVTGTLEAQSTVYGNKNKAQHQLWLGVPVHVFKKYALENQYKEVALELLRQDRYGTTVFFKGDLGFKRFLLMSYMFYRYRGRFKRYFEENKGQDFK; translated from the coding sequence ATCGATAATCAGAAAGTACCCCAATTTACTCCCATTTTGCTAGGTAGCGATATTAATGCTTATGGATTTGCTAGATCATTTTATGAATTAACCCATCAACCTGTTCAAGCTTATGCAGAAATGCCTTTGGCTCCTACTAAATATTCGCGTATTATTAATGTAAGTCTGCATGATGGTTTTGCGGAGGATCCTACTTTTATTGAAACTATGCGCTCCATTGCGCAAAAGTATACTAACCATCCAGAGCCAGTGATTTTATTAGCAATGGGTGACGGTTATGCAGAGTTAATTGCTAAACACAAAGAAGAACTATCGCAAACTTTTATTTGTCCTTACGTAGACTATGAATTATTACGCCGTTTGAATAATAAAGAATCTTTTTACCAAATTTGTAATGAATATCATTTACCGCATCCCCAAACTAAGATTATTACTCGTAAGATGTATCAAGAACAAACTAATTTAACTGTGCCTTTCGACTATCCAGTAGCTTTAAAACCAGCTAATAGTGTAGAATGGCTCGATATTCATTTTGAAGGTCGTAAGAAGGCTTTTACTATCCATTCACAAGCCGAATTTTTAGATATTGTTGGTAAAATTTATGATCATGGTTATAAATCTGATTTAATTTTGCAAGAATTTATTCCAGGTGATGATTCTCATATGCGGGTCTTAAATGCTTATGTTGATCAAAATCATCACGTCAAAATGCTATGTTTAGGACATCCTTTATTAGAAGATCCTACACCGGCATCTATTGGGAATTACGTAGCTATTTTGCCTGAGTATGACCAAAAATTATATGACTTAATTCAGAAATTTTTAGAAGATATTGAATTTACTGGTTTTGCCAACTTTGATATGAAATATGATGATCGTGATCATGAATTTAAGTTGTTTGAAATCAATTTACGTCAGGGTCGTAGTAGCTTTTTTGTAACGCTTAATGGTTATAATTTAGCCAAATATGTTATTGATGATTATGTTACAGGAACTCTAGAAGCACAATCAACCGTTTATGGTAATAAGAATAAAGCTCAACATCAATTATGGCTTGGTGTGCCTGTCCATGTGTTTAAAAAATATGCCTTAGAAAATCAATATAAAGAAGTAGCATTAGAATTATTACGTCAAGATCGGTATGGCACAACGGTTTTCTTTAAAGGTGATTTGGGGTTTAAGCGGTTCTTATTAATGAGTTATATGTTTTATCGCTATCGTGGCCGCTTTAAGCGCTATTTTGAAGAGAATAAAGGTCAAGATTTCAAATAG
- the celB gene encoding PTS cellobiose transporter subunit IIC: MQKLFDFLNKYLLPPLNKVANTKVVRSIMNASLAAVPFTIVASIFLILNNLPQIFPFAAHFFQHTILKFSAFYMLGNTMALGSLALYYSLSVGYYYIEEYRRAGEQQLNSFTGALLSMFAFLLTIPSISWSHGSAQAVSKTIAPNNYLVSGVSFVNGWLQRFGGVGIFISIITGIIAVQLYRLCVNKNITIKMPAGVPEGVSRSFASLIPAILVSFVMIGLDIVLGLMHTDLHNLLSAPFGFVKNMTGSWLGMMVILLLIHLLWVVGVHGTAIVKNSFVNPILLVALSENANGAHNIFAGDFINMWVFIGGAGGTLGLVLLMVFAARSDQLKTLGKTAILPAIFNINEPVIFGAPIVYNPYLIVPFIVNPMVLASVAYFAIKFHLISYVTSAIAWILPVGMGAWLGTSGNLGAVIVAFLNLFLSVIIYYPFFKLYDNNLYKQEQLHGE; encoded by the coding sequence ATGCAAAAACTGTTTGATTTTCTTAATAAATATTTATTGCCCCCGCTAAATAAGGTAGCTAACACTAAAGTGGTACGCAGTATTATGAATGCTAGTTTAGCAGCTGTACCCTTTACGATTGTGGCTTCTATTTTTTTAATTTTGAATAATTTACCACAAATATTTCCTTTTGCGGCACATTTTTTTCAGCACACAATTCTTAAGTTTAGTGCCTTTTATATGCTGGGAAACACGATGGCATTAGGTTCTCTTGCTTTGTATTACTCTTTATCAGTAGGATATTATTACATTGAAGAATATCGTCGTGCGGGTGAACAACAATTAAATTCTTTCACCGGCGCATTATTGTCGATGTTTGCTTTTCTATTGACTATTCCGTCAATTTCTTGGAGTCATGGAAGTGCTCAAGCTGTCAGCAAAACAATTGCTCCTAATAATTATTTGGTGAGTGGAGTTAGTTTTGTGAATGGTTGGCTCCAGCGTTTTGGTGGTGTAGGAATTTTTATTTCAATTATTACTGGAATTATTGCAGTTCAGCTTTATCGTTTATGTGTTAATAAAAATATTACGATAAAAATGCCTGCTGGGGTTCCAGAAGGAGTAAGTCGTTCGTTTGCGTCATTAATTCCTGCCATTTTGGTTAGTTTTGTGATGATTGGGTTAGATATTGTTTTAGGATTAATGCATACGGACTTGCACAATTTATTATCGGCACCATTTGGCTTTGTCAAAAATATGACAGGTTCGTGGCTAGGAATGATGGTGATTTTGTTACTAATTCACTTATTGTGGGTAGTTGGAGTGCATGGAACTGCCATTGTTAAAAATAGCTTTGTCAATCCAATTTTATTGGTTGCTTTAAGTGAAAATGCTAATGGTGCTCATAATATTTTTGCCGGTGATTTTATTAATATGTGGGTGTTTATTGGCGGTGCCGGTGGAACTTTAGGATTAGTTCTGTTAATGGTTTTTGCTGCTAGATCTGATCAATTAAAAACGTTGGGCAAAACAGCAATTTTACCTGCTATTTTTAATATTAATGAGCCAGTAATTTTCGGAGCACCGATTGTTTATAATCCATATTTGATTGTACCTTTTATTGTTAATCCTATGGTTTTAGCCTCAGTAGCTTACTTTGCTATTAAATTCCATTTAATTAGTTATGTGACTAGTGCAATTGCTTGGATATTGCCGGTAGGAATGGGAGCTTGGCTTGGAACAAGTGGTAATTTAGGCGCAGTGATTGTTGCTTTTTTGAATTTGTTCTTATCGGTGATAATTTATTATCCGTTTTTTAAACTATATGATAATAATTTGTATAAGCAAGAACAGTTACATGGTGAATAA
- a CDS encoding M13 family metallopeptidase encodes MQHRNAKIVGGTGDTTQGATASYQDNLYLAVNGKWLKTAQIPADKSRTGGFSDLALEIEEQLMQDFADFAAGKKEPNNELMSVAVSFYQVAANFERRNQDGFAPATAGYTEIKQLTNFADFIQQIPQWLQKGYPLPFGIGVDADMKDTSKNVVYAAAPGLILPDTSYYQDNPSGEQLLQIYQQVAVQLLEKIGESQEQAQQIVHGALAFDRSLVDYVKSAEEQADYVKMYNPQLMADFASQGGQIDFAKLINQAVDDQVEQVIVTEPRYYQNFTKIVNAETFANLKDWSLVQYVYSASSLLSQQLRELAGQYSLALNGSQELSAPIKQAYNLTSSTFSEVVGKYYGEKYFGAKAKSDVEQMIHKMISIYQQRINNNTWLSTATKQKAIVKLDKMVLKIGYPDQVNPIYQKFTVDSDQSLFSNVQAINQIIIADNFAKYHRPVDRDEWAMPGHLVNACYDPSRNDITFPAAILQAPFYSLEQSASANYGGIGAVIAHEISHGFDNNGAQFDEFGNMNNWWTDEDYATFKELTQAMIDEFEGVEFAGGKVNGKLVVSENVADAGGLSCALEAAKSEADVDLKEFFINWARIWRTKSTQQLMEMFLSIDVHAPSPLRANVQAQNMDDFYTTFNITEKDGMWLDPDKRVNIW; translated from the coding sequence ATGCAGCATAGAAATGCAAAGATTGTTGGTGGTACGGGTGATACAACTCAAGGAGCAACTGCTAGCTATCAAGATAACCTATATTTAGCAGTAAATGGCAAATGGTTAAAAACGGCACAAATTCCAGCAGATAAATCCCGCACAGGTGGTTTTTCTGATTTAGCTTTAGAAATTGAAGAGCAGTTAATGCAAGATTTTGCGGACTTTGCAGCTGGTAAGAAAGAACCGAACAATGAGCTGATGTCTGTTGCAGTTAGTTTTTATCAAGTAGCCGCGAATTTTGAGCGTCGGAACCAAGATGGTTTTGCTCCAGCAACGGCCGGTTATACCGAGATTAAACAGCTTACGAACTTTGCTGATTTTATCCAACAAATTCCACAATGGCTGCAGAAAGGGTATCCATTACCATTTGGTATAGGTGTAGACGCAGATATGAAAGACACTAGTAAAAATGTTGTCTATGCTGCTGCTCCTGGTTTAATTTTACCTGATACGAGTTATTATCAAGATAATCCTAGTGGTGAGCAACTATTGCAAATTTATCAGCAAGTGGCTGTCCAATTATTAGAAAAAATTGGTGAATCACAAGAACAAGCTCAACAAATTGTCCACGGAGCTTTGGCTTTTGATCGTTCTTTAGTTGATTATGTTAAAAGTGCTGAAGAACAAGCAGATTATGTCAAAATGTATAATCCCCAACTAATGGCTGACTTTGCTAGTCAAGGTGGTCAAATTGATTTTGCTAAATTGATTAATCAAGCAGTTGACGACCAAGTTGAACAGGTAATTGTCACAGAGCCACGTTATTATCAAAACTTTACTAAAATTGTAAATGCTGAGACTTTTGCCAACTTGAAAGACTGGTCTTTGGTTCAATATGTTTACAGTGCTAGTTCACTTTTAAGCCAGCAATTGCGTGAACTTGCTGGTCAATATAGCTTAGCATTAAATGGTAGCCAAGAATTGTCAGCACCAATTAAGCAAGCGTATAATCTGACGAGTTCGACTTTTAGTGAAGTAGTTGGTAAATATTATGGAGAAAAATATTTTGGAGCAAAAGCTAAATCTGATGTGGAACAGATGATTCACAAAATGATTAGTATTTATCAACAACGAATCAACAATAATACATGGTTAAGTACTGCTACGAAGCAAAAAGCAATTGTAAAATTAGATAAAATGGTACTGAAAATTGGCTATCCTGATCAGGTGAATCCCATTTATCAAAAATTTACAGTAGATAGTGATCAATCTTTATTTAGTAATGTCCAAGCTATTAATCAAATCATAATTGCGGATAATTTTGCTAAATATCATCGGCCGGTGGATCGTGATGAATGGGCAATGCCGGGCCATTTAGTTAATGCTTGTTATGATCCTTCACGTAACGATATCACTTTTCCAGCAGCAATTTTACAAGCTCCATTTTATAGCTTAGAACAATCAGCTAGTGCGAACTATGGTGGTATTGGAGCTGTGATAGCACATGAAATTTCGCACGGCTTTGATAATAATGGTGCACAATTTGATGAGTTTGGTAATATGAATAATTGGTGGACAGACGAAGATTATGCAACTTTTAAAGAGCTAACGCAGGCAATGATTGATGAATTTGAAGGTGTTGAATTTGCTGGTGGTAAAGTTAATGGCAAATTAGTTGTTAGTGAGAATGTTGCTGATGCCGGTGGATTAAGTTGTGCTCTAGAAGCAGCTAAGTCTGAAGCTGATGTTGATTTGAAAGAATTTTTTATTAATTGGGCACGGATTTGGCGGACTAAATCGACGCAACAATTGATGGAAATGTTTTTAAGTATTGATGTGCATGCACCATCACCTCTTAGAGCTAATGTGCAAGCACAAAATATGGATGACTTTTATACCACTTTTAATATTACTGAAAAAGATGGTATGTGGTTAGATCCCGATAAACGTGTTAATATTTGGTAA
- a CDS encoding metallophosphoesterase family protein → MRFWEYCLQTILFAPLQKLGVYRVNYLQQPYLLQVKKHQQILWPQNSTAIYYRKQHQAHFLPVPVQIRFFVQDYLRSFSQFVNTLVADEDLTFGVITDTHIKFADSHSYYGFNGLQHVGEFLTLPNLINLDFVAHLGDIIDGSDDAVTDRQLLAQVSRYFSQQTGPYFITKGNHDDNDKYDEHTLSKKATFASQTFADLIWQTMYQQRSVKKLSTNYGVSYFDKNNLRVVFINTTDVPYHLDAQGRKIYDSKLTLAVRNGQLKEIVQILQQSANKKIIVCGHGNLMTVKGNNGLQYNGKAVHDLFKAFNQGLSGSLQHQDKDNNFSLAFDFDFTNNLSGQVVAYICGHRHVEDQFKIDGIQYILLNVSALMGKKHSLTTKYNRSWDRKKDEVSEFAGYVINLNQAGDSLKVFGYGAATPLRKFKI, encoded by the coding sequence ATGAGATTTTGGGAATATTGTTTACAAACTATCTTATTTGCACCCTTACAAAAATTAGGTGTTTATCGAGTTAACTATTTACAACAACCATATTTATTACAGGTCAAAAAGCACCAACAAATTTTATGGCCACAAAATAGTACTGCAATTTATTATCGTAAACAGCATCAAGCACATTTTTTGCCAGTACCGGTGCAGATTCGCTTTTTTGTACAAGACTATTTGCGTAGTTTTAGCCAGTTTGTCAATACTTTAGTCGCAGACGAGGACTTGACCTTTGGTGTCATTACAGATACACATATTAAATTTGCAGATAGTCATAGTTATTATGGATTTAATGGTTTGCAACATGTTGGAGAATTTTTAACCTTACCTAACTTGATAAACTTAGACTTTGTGGCTCATCTTGGTGATATCATTGATGGCAGTGATGATGCTGTGACTGATCGGCAATTATTAGCTCAAGTGAGTCGTTATTTTTCCCAGCAAACTGGCCCATACTTTATTACTAAGGGTAATCATGATGACAATGATAAATATGATGAACATACTCTGAGTAAAAAGGCAACTTTTGCATCCCAGACTTTTGCAGATTTAATTTGGCAAACAATGTATCAACAACGTTCGGTAAAGAAGTTATCGACAAATTATGGTGTTAGTTATTTTGATAAAAATAATTTGCGAGTTGTATTTATTAATACAACTGACGTTCCGTATCACTTGGATGCTCAAGGTCGTAAAATTTATGACAGTAAGTTGACTTTAGCTGTTCGTAATGGACAACTAAAAGAAATTGTTCAAATCTTACAACAGTCAGCAAATAAAAAAATTATTGTTTGTGGTCATGGTAATTTAATGACAGTAAAGGGCAATAATGGATTACAATATAATGGTAAAGCTGTTCATGACTTGTTCAAAGCCTTCAATCAAGGATTAAGCGGTAGTCTGCAACATCAAGATAAAGATAATAATTTCTCCTTAGCGTTTGATTTTGATTTTACGAATAATCTTTCTGGGCAAGTAGTGGCTTATATTTGTGGTCATCGCCATGTAGAAGATCAATTTAAAATTGACGGTATTCAATATATTTTATTAAATGTTTCAGCCTTAATGGGTAAAAAGCACAGTTTAACTACTAAATATAATCGTTCTTGGGATCGAAAAAAAGATGAAGTCAGTGAATTTGCTGGATATGTTATCAATCTTAATCAAGCTGGTGATTCTTTAAAAGTTTTTGGCTATGGTGCTGCTACACCATTAAGAAAGTTTAAGATTTAG
- a CDS encoding glycoside hydrolase family 1 protein, whose protein sequence is MLPANFLWGASLSAHQTEGAATEDGKSQSVQDVRQRNPKIADFSVAADHYHRYAEDINLLAKAGIKALRISIPWTRIIPDGLGDVNPLAIKHYHQVFNEMHNQGIEPMVTTYHFDLPQILQEQGGWIKQSTVTAYEKYVKVLFKEFGSEVKYWLTINEPNVMLLADRKILGFSYTHQERYQAFYNLMIAEKKAFQACHQLCPQAQIGPVPNISYVYPGSAKPQDIRAAEYFNAIRNWAYLDFSVRGIINPIFQNYLHQTGIDLKIKAEDEELVQQNFPDFLGMNYYTSVTVEYPKAGQNRTSGVSDQQSEDVYEKGFYKGLTNPYLSKNDFNWTVDPLGLQTTLEVVNDRYHLPIYITENGLGAYDELTADYQVHDDYRINYLSAHLQSIQQAVDAGVPVQGYLPWSAIDLVSVHEGMKKRYGLIYVDRTEQDLKTLARYPKDSYFWYQQVIKNNGVNKDAKTV, encoded by the coding sequence ATGTTACCAGCTAATTTTTTATGGGGAGCTTCTTTGTCTGCTCATCAGACTGAAGGAGCAGCTACAGAGGATGGAAAGTCACAATCAGTTCAAGACGTGCGCCAGCGCAATCCAAAGATTGCAGATTTCAGCGTAGCGGCTGACCACTATCATCGTTATGCAGAAGATATTAATTTACTAGCAAAAGCTGGAATTAAAGCTCTTCGAATTTCTATTCCGTGGACACGTATTATTCCTGACGGTCTTGGTGATGTTAATCCATTAGCAATCAAGCATTATCACCAAGTGTTCAATGAAATGCATAATCAAGGAATTGAACCAATGGTCACTACTTATCATTTTGATTTGCCCCAGATTTTGCAGGAGCAAGGTGGTTGGATTAAGCAATCGACGGTCACGGCTTATGAAAAGTATGTTAAGGTCTTATTTAAGGAATTTGGTTCGGAAGTTAAATATTGGTTAACTATTAACGAGCCTAATGTAATGTTGTTGGCGGATCGTAAAATTTTAGGCTTTTCCTATACTCATCAAGAACGTTATCAAGCTTTTTATAACTTAATGATTGCTGAAAAGAAGGCTTTTCAAGCGTGTCATCAATTATGTCCACAAGCTCAAATTGGCCCAGTACCCAATATTTCTTATGTTTATCCTGGAAGCGCTAAGCCACAGGATATTCGCGCAGCCGAATATTTCAATGCGATTCGTAATTGGGCTTATTTAGATTTCTCTGTGCGCGGAATTATCAATCCTATTTTTCAAAATTATCTACACCAAACAGGGATTGATTTAAAAATCAAAGCAGAGGATGAGGAATTAGTACAGCAGAACTTCCCGGATTTTTTGGGAATGAATTATTATACAAGTGTTACTGTTGAATATCCAAAAGCTGGTCAAAATCGTACCAGTGGCGTGAGTGATCAACAATCTGAAGATGTTTATGAAAAAGGATTTTATAAAGGCTTAACTAATCCATATTTATCTAAAAACGATTTTAACTGGACAGTGGATCCTTTAGGCTTGCAAACAACTTTGGAAGTAGTTAATGATCGTTATCACTTACCAATTTATATTACAGAAAATGGCTTAGGTGCTTATGATGAATTAACTGCTGATTATCAAGTTCATGATGATTATCGAATTAATTATCTATCAGCACATTTGCAAAGTATTCAACAAGCCGTTGATGCGGGGGTTCCAGTTCAAGGATACTTGCCTTGGTCAGCGATTGATTTAGTGAGTGTACATGAAGGCATGAAAAAACGTTACGGTCTAATTTATGTTGATCGCACAGAGCAAGATTTGAAAACTTTAGCGCGTTATCCGAAAGATAGTTACTTCTGGTATCAGCAAGTAATTAAAAACAATGGAGTGAATAAGGATGCAAAAACTGTTTGA
- a CDS encoding excinuclease ABC subunit UvrA, giving the protein MQSIEKIEVIGGRVHNLKNINVQIPLNKFVAISGLSGSGKSSLAMGILYAEGSRRYLEALSTYTRRRINQAKRSQVQEVRHIPAAIALRQRPTVPSERSTVGSMSEIFNVVRLIFSRLGSPVCPNGHRLKPNIKIAQVMDLPDERMGQLTCPVCGINFMAKSAEDFAFNASGACPTCHGSGHVQEINPDKLIGDPNLSLQEGAVASWHLPGRNFMPKVVQTLGVRIDVPYKDLTAQEQDIVLHGAKKQYPIDLNTSTGRVFHMEKALYENAYEAVYDTAKKSLSERAQKQLNQFFHFSICPTCHGSRLNPQLLTQLSGKLNIAQVSELDLGQLPQWLQSVKQELPSNMQAMAKILFEDLQDNLRPLLELGLDYLTLARSGNTLSTGELQRIQLAKTLRTQTTGVLYVLDEPSIGLHPDNVQGLIKILRSLIAQGNSLVVVDHDVDIIAAADWVIEMGPGSGAAGGQVICQGPPQDLVHDKNSLIGPFIAGTANIWHEKEASPAQQTITTDFTVENYFNLKNVQVKLPEQQITAVTGFSGAGKTSLILDSLVPAIKQASLPKQVTQLQTNLQQVISVDAAPIGKNARSTVATYTNIMDNLRQLFAQVSLAKQKHYGRAYFSYNNKQGACPNCGGLGTITLDIQYLPDMEEICPVCHGQRFNPEVQQIKWHNFSIVDLLGLSVQEALPIFVSVPAIERQLVLLQQVGLSYLHLGESTPSLSGGEAQRLKLVKHLNKQQAHTLFVFDEPSVGLHPLDVQTLLGVINRLKAQGATVIIITHDLDIMANADYLIDLGPKGGNQGGQIMAAGQPKKLIKHPNSLTLQYLKKHWYKYQR; this is encoded by the coding sequence TTGCAATCTATAGAAAAAATTGAAGTTATCGGCGGTCGCGTCCATAATTTAAAAAACATCAATGTCCAAATTCCCTTGAATAAGTTTGTCGCTATTTCAGGTTTGTCGGGATCGGGTAAGAGTTCTTTGGCAATGGGTATTTTATATGCTGAAGGTTCACGGCGATATTTAGAAGCATTGTCGACTTATACTAGACGCAGAATTAATCAAGCTAAACGTTCTCAAGTGCAAGAAGTTCGCCATATCCCAGCAGCAATAGCTTTGCGTCAACGCCCAACTGTGCCTTCAGAACGCTCCACAGTTGGTTCTATGAGTGAAATTTTTAATGTAGTGCGGTTGATTTTTTCTCGCTTAGGTTCGCCAGTTTGTCCTAATGGACATCGACTAAAACCCAATATTAAAATTGCCCAGGTGATGGATTTGCCAGATGAACGTATGGGACAATTGACTTGCCCTGTTTGTGGAATTAATTTTATGGCTAAATCTGCCGAAGATTTTGCGTTTAATGCTAGTGGTGCTTGTCCAACTTGTCACGGAAGTGGTCATGTTCAAGAAATTAATCCCGATAAATTGATTGGTGATCCTAATCTGAGTTTACAAGAAGGAGCTGTGGCTTCATGGCACTTACCAGGGCGTAATTTTATGCCGAAGGTAGTTCAAACTTTAGGGGTACGCATTGATGTTCCATATAAGGACTTGACTGCGCAAGAACAAGATATTGTCTTGCATGGAGCCAAAAAACAATACCCGATAGATTTGAATACATCCACGGGGCGAGTGTTTCATATGGAAAAAGCCCTTTATGAAAATGCTTATGAAGCAGTATATGACACAGCCAAAAAATCTTTAAGTGAGCGGGCTCAAAAACAATTAAATCAATTTTTTCATTTTTCTATTTGTCCAACCTGCCATGGCTCACGCTTAAATCCGCAATTATTGACGCAACTTAGTGGAAAATTAAATATTGCTCAAGTATCGGAATTGGATTTAGGACAATTACCACAATGGTTACAATCTGTTAAACAAGAATTACCTTCAAATATGCAAGCAATGGCAAAAATTCTATTTGAAGATTTGCAGGATAACTTGCGGCCCTTATTAGAATTAGGATTGGATTATCTTACTTTAGCTCGCAGTGGTAATACCTTATCAACGGGTGAATTGCAACGCATTCAATTAGCCAAAACATTGCGGACGCAAACGACAGGGGTGTTGTATGTTTTAGATGAGCCATCGATTGGTTTACATCCGGATAATGTCCAAGGCTTAATTAAAATTTTGCGCAGTTTGATTGCTCAAGGAAACTCATTAGTGGTAGTAGATCATGATGTTGATATTATTGCTGCAGCTGATTGGGTTATTGAAATGGGACCAGGTTCTGGTGCTGCTGGTGGTCAAGTGATTTGTCAAGGACCTCCCCAAGATTTAGTACATGATAAAAACTCATTAATTGGACCTTTTATTGCAGGTACTGCTAATATTTGGCATGAAAAAGAAGCTTCACCCGCTCAGCAAACAATAACTACAGATTTTACAGTTGAAAATTATTTTAATTTAAAAAATGTTCAAGTTAAGCTGCCTGAACAGCAAATTACAGCAGTTACAGGTTTTTCTGGAGCGGGTAAAACTAGTTTGATTTTAGATAGTTTGGTGCCGGCAATTAAGCAAGCGTCGCTGCCCAAACAGGTTACTCAATTACAAACGAATTTACAACAAGTTATTAGTGTTGATGCTGCTCCTATTGGCAAGAATGCACGTTCTACAGTAGCTACTTATACAAATATTATGGATAATTTACGGCAATTATTCGCTCAAGTATCATTAGCTAAGCAAAAGCATTATGGACGAGCTTATTTTTCTTACAATAATAAACAAGGTGCTTGTCCTAATTGTGGCGGATTAGGTACGATTACTTTAGACATTCAGTACTTACCTGATATGGAAGAAATTTGTCCAGTCTGCCATGGACAACGTTTTAATCCCGAAGTGCAGCAAATTAAATGGCACAATTTTAGTATTGTTGACCTCTTAGGCTTGTCAGTTCAAGAAGCATTACCGATATTTGTCTCAGTTCCAGCAATTGAGCGCCAATTAGTTTTGTTACAGCAGGTAGGATTAAGTTATTTACATTTGGGAGAAAGTACGCCCAGTTTATCCGGTGGAGAAGCACAACGGTTAAAGCTAGTAAAACATTTAAATAAACAACAGGCACACACACTTTTTGTTTTTGATGAGCCGTCGGTTGGCTTACATCCACTAGATGTTCAAACTTTATTAGGTGTGATTAATCGTTTAAAAGCTCAAGGAGCAACAGTAATTATTATTACGCATGATTTAGATATTATGGCTAATGCGGACTATTTGATTGATTTAGGTCCCAAGGGTGGTAATCAAGGTGGCCAAATCATGGCTGCTGGCCAGCCGAAAAAATTAATCAAGCATCCAAATAGTTTGACTTTGCAATATTTAAAAAAGCATTGGTATAAATATCAACGTTAA
- a CDS encoding GNAT family N-acetyltransferase, with protein sequence MPVTYLRKVQADELDQVVEIIEEAKQVLKGRGVDLWQDGYPDQKILRSDIQRGIAYFLIKDDKIAGVAALEDQGESSYDQIEDGSWSPKSQERYAIFHRVAIAQGHQGEGLASVFIQHLLSITASLNIHDVRIDTHFDNLAMQHVIEKNGFQKCGTIRDAQQRPLVAYQRFIR encoded by the coding sequence ATGCCAGTAACATATTTACGTAAAGTACAAGCTGATGAATTAGATCAAGTAGTAGAAATTATTGAAGAAGCCAAGCAAGTTTTAAAAGGACGGGGCGTAGATCTTTGGCAAGATGGATATCCCGACCAAAAGATTTTGCGTAGTGATATTCAGCGTGGAATTGCTTATTTTTTGATTAAAGATGATAAAATAGCTGGTGTAGCTGCTTTGGAAGACCAAGGCGAATCAAGCTATGATCAAATTGAAGATGGCAGTTGGAGTCCTAAGTCACAAGAACGCTATGCTATTTTTCATCGGGTTGCTATTGCTCAAGGTCATCAAGGTGAAGGTCTAGCTTCTGTTTTTATTCAACATTTACTATCTATTACAGCTTCGTTGAATATTCATGATGTGCGAATTGATACTCATTTTGATAATTTAGCAATGCAGCATGTAATTGAAAAGAATGGTTTTCAAAAGTGCGGAACTATTCGGGATGCACAGCAACGTCCATTAGTTGCTTATCAACGTTTTATTCGCTGA